In Armatimonas rosea, a single genomic region encodes these proteins:
- a CDS encoding NAD(P)-dependent oxidoreductase, with product MSDPQKRVGLIGLGLVGSALAERFLAHGYQVVGYDLDTEKRKALVERGGIGAGSPAAVTERVERLVLSLPTTEVVLDVLGGASGILAASSLPTTILDTTTGDPSETEALAAALATRGIAYMDTAISGSSKQVRGGEATLLVGGTPAAYAASADLLACVTDRVFHLGSAGSGSRAKLATNLILGLNRAALAEGLVFAEALGLDLAVFLDVLKNSPAYSVAVDIKGEKMRTGEFTPESRVLQHKKDVGLILAAAHATGQELPLSQVHHTLLTEAVEAGEGELDNAVIIEAIRRKRR from the coding sequence TGGGCTCGGCGCTGGCGGAGCGGTTTCTGGCGCACGGCTACCAGGTGGTTGGCTACGATCTCGACACCGAAAAGCGCAAGGCACTGGTCGAGCGGGGCGGCATTGGAGCGGGGAGCCCCGCGGCAGTCACGGAGCGGGTGGAGCGGCTCGTGCTCTCACTTCCCACAACCGAGGTGGTTTTAGACGTCCTAGGCGGAGCTTCCGGGATTCTCGCCGCGAGTTCGCTGCCCACAACTATCCTGGACACCACCACAGGCGACCCGAGCGAGACCGAGGCACTGGCGGCGGCACTGGCCACGCGGGGAATTGCCTACATGGACACGGCGATCTCCGGCTCCAGCAAACAGGTGCGTGGCGGCGAGGCGACCCTCCTCGTGGGGGGCACTCCCGCCGCCTACGCCGCCAGCGCCGACCTCCTTGCCTGTGTCACCGACCGTGTTTTCCACCTTGGTTCCGCCGGGAGTGGGAGCCGTGCGAAGCTGGCAACCAACCTGATTCTGGGACTCAACCGCGCCGCCCTCGCCGAGGGGCTGGTCTTTGCGGAGGCACTGGGGCTGGATCTCGCGGTATTTCTTGACGTGCTCAAAAACTCTCCGGCGTACTCCGTGGCGGTGGACATAAAAGGAGAAAAGATGCGCACGGGCGAATTTACCCCTGAGTCGAGGGTCCTACAGCACAAAAAAGATGTGGGGCTGATCCTGGCCGCCGCCCATGCTACGGGGCAGGAGCTACCCCTGAGCCAGGTGCACCACACACTCCTTACCGAGGCTGTGGAGGCAGGGGAGGGCGAGCTCGACAATGCGGTTATCATTGAGGCAATTCGGAGGAAACGACGATGA
- a CDS encoding Trx7/PDZ domain-containing (seleno)protein has product MKKQAILTLALLGMLVAGAALPQQKVDRETKVRDDKKKLEASGYWHYNDLPAAFAEARATGKPIVVVLRCIPCEECVKLDDDVIEANAQMKALLDKFVRVRQISTNGLDLSLFQYDTDQSFAVFLLNADGTIYGRYGTRSHRTEWQGDVSVEGMAKALEGALALHKDYPKNKAKLAAKRGPAPEFAKPELFPSLRAKYTPFLNYEGKVVPSCIHCHQISDAQKELAIQRHQLTDSVLYPYPHPKSFGLILDPKERPTVLKTAPGSDAQKAGLLPGDVIATLDGQPLLSLADMQWVLNTTPASGASLTLGIVRAGKPKTLTLTLPDGWRKRDDISWRVSTWGLRRAALGGMKLDPNPGGQGLLVANVGQYAPHDLAKKAGVLKGDILVGFDTFTNPTREVELIAHALQVKRPGDTVPLTLLRNGQTVKTSFVLP; this is encoded by the coding sequence ATGAAAAAGCAAGCGATTTTGACACTGGCACTTCTCGGCATGCTCGTCGCGGGCGCGGCACTCCCCCAGCAGAAAGTGGACCGGGAGACAAAGGTCCGCGACGATAAGAAAAAGCTGGAGGCGAGCGGCTACTGGCACTACAACGACCTTCCCGCCGCGTTTGCGGAGGCGAGGGCCACGGGCAAGCCCATTGTCGTGGTGCTACGCTGCATCCCCTGCGAGGAGTGCGTGAAGCTCGACGACGACGTGATCGAGGCGAATGCGCAGATGAAGGCGCTCCTGGATAAGTTTGTGCGGGTGCGGCAGATCTCCACCAATGGCCTGGATCTCTCCCTCTTCCAGTACGACACCGATCAGAGCTTTGCGGTCTTTCTGCTCAACGCCGATGGGACGATCTACGGGCGCTACGGGACACGCTCGCACCGCACGGAGTGGCAGGGCGATGTCTCGGTGGAGGGGATGGCCAAGGCGCTCGAAGGGGCGCTGGCGCTCCACAAAGACTACCCGAAGAACAAGGCCAAGCTTGCCGCCAAACGCGGCCCCGCCCCGGAGTTTGCCAAGCCCGAGCTGTTTCCGTCGCTGCGGGCCAAGTACACGCCGTTCCTCAACTACGAAGGGAAGGTAGTGCCGAGCTGTATCCACTGCCACCAGATTAGCGATGCCCAGAAGGAGCTCGCGATCCAGCGCCACCAGCTCACCGACTCCGTGCTCTACCCCTACCCGCACCCCAAGTCCTTCGGCCTGATCCTCGACCCCAAAGAGCGCCCCACCGTGCTCAAGACCGCTCCCGGCAGCGATGCCCAAAAGGCGGGGCTCCTGCCCGGGGATGTGATTGCCACGCTCGACGGCCAGCCGCTGCTCTCCCTGGCAGACATGCAGTGGGTTCTCAATACCACGCCTGCCAGCGGGGCGAGCCTGACATTGGGGATCGTGCGGGCGGGCAAGCCCAAGACATTGACCCTGACCCTCCCCGATGGCTGGCGCAAGCGCGACGATATCTCGTGGCGGGTGAGTACCTGGGGGCTACGCCGGGCCGCGCTCGGCGGGATGAAGCTCGATCCCAACCCGGGAGGCCAGGGCCTGCTGGTGGCCAATGTTGGGCAGTACGCGCCGCACGACCTCGCCAAGAAAGCCGGCGTGCTCAAGGGGGATATCTTGGTGGGCTTCGATACCTTCACCAACCCCACCCGCGAGGTCGAGCTGATCGCCCACGCCCTCCAGGTCAAGCGTCCCGGCGACACGGTTCCCCTGACCCTGCTCCGCAACGGCCAGACCGTCAAGACCAGCTTTGTGCTGCCGTAA
- a CDS encoding phosphotransferase: MRVITSADELSLGWLSAVLNEPVVDFVARTESSNWSSQVPLTVTLASGEQKSLRLKLCLGETFGPSEVAFYTQDYRTLPDPPLVRCYDAQFDPAVGYHLLLDDLSETHHNRRDAPPTLEYGLAVAEALGRLHRHHTGAQPIPDNATWERYFAEIRPGVVPLEQATGRAFAERFGAHEAALRARWSHPVGMSLLHGDLNSTNILTPKAAESPVYFLDRQPFDWSLTYGVAAYDLAYFLILWWPEDARAAHEDAVLRRWFDTFAQPDYSWELAQSDWKLSVEQCLHVPLEWCSKPETVETMRWLWSFQLARVTAAQSWS, translated from the coding sequence TTGCGTGTCATAACAAGTGCGGACGAGCTCTCGCTTGGCTGGCTCAGCGCCGTGCTCAACGAGCCCGTGGTGGATTTTGTCGCCCGAACCGAGTCGAGCAACTGGTCGAGCCAGGTGCCACTGACCGTCACGCTCGCTAGTGGTGAGCAAAAATCGCTTCGTCTCAAGCTCTGCCTGGGGGAGACATTTGGGCCCTCCGAGGTGGCGTTCTACACCCAGGACTACCGCACCCTCCCCGACCCGCCTCTGGTGCGCTGCTACGATGCCCAGTTCGACCCGGCGGTGGGCTACCATCTCCTGCTCGACGATCTCTCCGAGACCCACCACAACCGCCGCGATGCGCCTCCCACGCTTGAATATGGCCTCGCCGTCGCCGAGGCGCTGGGGCGGCTGCACCGGCACCACACGGGCGCGCAGCCTATCCCCGATAACGCGACCTGGGAGCGCTACTTTGCGGAGATTCGTCCGGGAGTCGTCCCCTTGGAGCAGGCAACGGGTCGCGCCTTTGCCGAGCGCTTTGGTGCCCATGAAGCCGCCCTCCGTGCGCGCTGGAGTCACCCGGTCGGGATGAGCCTGCTCCACGGCGACCTCAACTCCACCAATATCCTCACGCCAAAAGCTGCCGAGTCGCCCGTTTATTTTCTCGACCGGCAGCCCTTTGACTGGTCGCTGACCTACGGAGTCGCGGCCTACGATCTGGCGTACTTTCTCATCCTCTGGTGGCCTGAGGACGCCCGCGCGGCCCATGAGGACGCGGTCCTGCGGCGCTGGTTCGACACCTTCGCCCAGCCCGACTACTCCTGGGAGCTAGCCCAGTCGGACTGGAAGCTCTCCGTGGAGCAGTGCCTTCATGTCCCGCTAGAGTGGTGCTCCAAGCCAGAGACCGTCGAGACGATGCGCTGGCTCTGGAGCTTCCAGCTCGCGCGGGTTACGGCAGCACAAAGCTGGTCTTGA
- a CDS encoding SPFH domain-containing protein: MDVVVGIVIGVIAWILVRCVLTGFYTVDQNQRAVKTVFGRAQRVGELTTLDDPIAESLTADQRERYTYPQVQVIPPGGPYFKWPWEQIHKVSVATETVNMAYDPQNPSANQMGTLLEAVTKDQLNTGLTGQIRFQVSERNLYAYIFGVTNPIAHVMGYFVSVLRERIATFEAPAAANHDETLDAASVEGISINDLRKNLRDLNEHMDQECQCSAARYGITLDASLITGIDPPAEVESALAAINTAHNHVSSDISLATAAADQRIVESRRAVEIETLKAEAEVEPLRRLAAQLTELQATGKSAMLAYVRNAKLALFSNARRVITEVKP; this comes from the coding sequence ATGGATGTCGTTGTAGGAATCGTGATCGGGGTGATCGCCTGGATTCTGGTGCGCTGCGTGCTCACTGGGTTCTACACGGTCGATCAGAACCAGCGTGCGGTGAAGACGGTCTTCGGGCGGGCGCAGCGGGTGGGGGAGCTGACCACGCTCGACGATCCCATTGCGGAGTCGCTGACGGCGGACCAGCGTGAGCGCTACACCTACCCGCAGGTGCAGGTGATCCCGCCCGGCGGGCCGTACTTCAAGTGGCCCTGGGAGCAGATCCATAAGGTCTCGGTCGCGACGGAGACCGTCAACATGGCCTACGATCCCCAGAACCCATCGGCAAACCAGATGGGCACTCTGCTGGAGGCGGTGACCAAGGACCAGCTCAACACGGGGCTCACCGGGCAGATTCGCTTCCAGGTCTCGGAGCGCAACCTCTATGCCTATATCTTTGGGGTGACCAACCCGATCGCCCACGTGATGGGCTACTTTGTCTCGGTCTTGCGTGAGCGGATCGCGACCTTCGAGGCACCCGCGGCGGCCAACCACGACGAGACCCTCGACGCGGCATCGGTGGAGGGAATCTCCATCAACGACCTGCGCAAGAACCTGCGCGACCTCAATGAGCACATGGACCAGGAGTGCCAGTGCTCCGCAGCGCGCTACGGAATTACCCTGGACGCGTCCCTGATCACCGGGATCGACCCGCCCGCCGAGGTGGAGTCCGCGCTCGCGGCGATCAACACGGCCCACAACCATGTCTCGTCGGATATCAGCCTGGCCACCGCCGCCGCCGACCAGCGCATCGTGGAGTCCCGCCGCGCGGTCGAGATCGAGACACTCAAGGCCGAGGCCGAGGTCGAGCCCCTGCGACGGCTAGCCGCACAGCTCACCGAGCTCCAGGCAACGGGCAAGTCCGCGATGCTCGCCTATGTCCGCAATGCCAAGCTCGCGCTCTTTAGCAACGCTCGGCGGGTCATCACGGAGGTGAAGCCATGA
- a CDS encoding SPFH domain-containing protein, with the protein MILVYAIVTFFVLLIGGPILLGVARLLGIYTIVRERRCHVYMLFGQVIGTIDEPGLCFLWPRLGWRALLIAGFGKCHVIDLRLDQEYLRSAPVNSEEGAPMGIGIWYEMYISDPVAYLFKNSDPRGSLAANVSNSTVRCLSNLPLARMLIDRHSMSKTVRDEVTPKSHEWGYKLGSIYIRKVHFRDPEMIRQIESKVVNRLRQVTAAIKQDGINQVSIITSTAERQAAVEFGKAAAVRPAIVGKAMAEISADPEIASALFELLETQRIVESGANLTLIQGQSTANDLMTGLLASIPGNESAAAPAKPPVKR; encoded by the coding sequence ATGATCCTGGTCTACGCGATTGTAACCTTCTTTGTCCTCCTGATCGGGGGACCGATCCTGCTGGGCGTGGCGCGCCTGCTGGGAATCTATACGATTGTTCGCGAGCGCCGCTGCCATGTCTACATGCTCTTTGGGCAGGTTATCGGCACGATCGACGAGCCAGGGCTCTGCTTTCTCTGGCCGCGGCTGGGCTGGCGGGCGCTCCTGATCGCGGGCTTTGGCAAGTGCCACGTGATCGACCTGCGCCTCGACCAGGAGTACCTGCGGAGCGCGCCGGTCAACTCGGAAGAGGGGGCTCCGATGGGCATTGGGATCTGGTACGAGATGTACATCAGCGATCCTGTGGCCTATCTCTTCAAAAACTCCGACCCACGCGGCTCGCTGGCGGCCAATGTCAGCAACTCCACCGTGCGCTGTCTGAGCAACCTCCCACTGGCTCGGATGCTGATCGACCGGCATAGCATGAGCAAGACGGTCCGTGATGAGGTGACCCCCAAGTCCCACGAGTGGGGCTACAAGCTGGGCTCGATCTACATCCGCAAGGTCCACTTCCGCGACCCGGAGATGATCCGTCAGATTGAGAGCAAGGTGGTCAACCGCCTGCGCCAGGTCACCGCGGCGATCAAGCAGGACGGGATCAACCAGGTGAGCATCATCACCAGCACCGCCGAGCGTCAGGCCGCGGTCGAGTTTGGAAAGGCCGCCGCCGTGCGCCCCGCGATTGTCGGAAAGGCCATGGCTGAGATCAGCGCCGACCCCGAGATCGCCTCCGCGCTGTTCGAGCTCTTGGAGACCCAGCGCATTGTCGAGAGCGGTGCCAACCTCACCCTGATCCAGGGGCAGAGCACCGCCAACGACCTCATGACCGGCTTGCTCGCGTCAATCCCCGGCAACGAGTCGGCGGCGGCTCCCGCCAAACCGCCCGTCAAACGGTAG
- a CDS encoding nitrilase-related carbon-nitrogen hydrolase, which produces MKVLALQFDIAWEDREANFAKVEQLLTEASPEPGTLVVLSEMFATGFSMSPEASEPHKGPTSRFLAQLAKRWQITLVGGAAIGKRNQALVFGPDGKLLHRYSKLKPFRVGGEIYQAGSQWAVFGWGETTVAPFICYDLRFPEVFRSVAGICRPELYLVIASWPAARAHHWVRLLQARAIENQAYFLGVNRCGTDPFFTFPGRSLLVDWHGEILADAGSEETHLLASLDLPALREYRSQLRFLDDI; this is translated from the coding sequence ATGAAAGTCTTAGCCCTTCAGTTCGATATCGCCTGGGAGGATCGCGAGGCGAACTTCGCCAAGGTGGAGCAGCTCCTCACCGAGGCCAGCCCGGAGCCGGGCACCCTGGTCGTGCTCTCGGAGATGTTTGCGACGGGATTCTCGATGAGCCCGGAGGCGAGCGAGCCACACAAGGGGCCGACCAGTCGGTTTCTGGCGCAGCTCGCCAAGCGCTGGCAGATCACGCTGGTGGGGGGCGCGGCGATTGGCAAGCGCAACCAAGCGCTGGTCTTTGGCCCCGATGGCAAGCTCCTGCACCGCTACAGCAAGCTCAAGCCCTTTCGGGTCGGGGGGGAGATCTACCAAGCGGGCTCGCAGTGGGCGGTCTTTGGCTGGGGTGAGACGACGGTCGCGCCCTTTATCTGCTACGACCTGCGCTTCCCCGAGGTCTTTCGCAGTGTCGCGGGAATCTGCCGCCCCGAGCTCTATCTCGTGATCGCGAGCTGGCCCGCGGCGCGTGCCCACCACTGGGTTCGGCTCCTGCAGGCCCGTGCGATCGAGAACCAGGCCTACTTTCTGGGGGTAAACCGCTGCGGCACCGACCCCTTCTTCACCTTCCCCGGCCGCAGCCTGCTCGTGGACTGGCACGGAGAGATTCTCGCCGATGCGGGGAGTGAAGAGACCCACCTCCTCGCCTCCCTCGACCTCCCCGCCCTCCGCGAGTACCGAAGCCAGCTTCGGTTTCTCGATGACATTTGA
- a CDS encoding phytanoyl-CoA dioxygenase family protein has product MKLQALLDSFRRDGFVVLEEVIDPAHCDTLCEKMLADVAAILQRPDVPFNFNKGNIQQAPPPFAPYLFDDVLFNPKIIEVTKAIVGPGVKNNFYSGNTALPGEHFQPVHPDVAQLWQGLEHATPTFGIVINVPVVDMGPENGATQLWPGTHKDTHYFHGDGSARVADEHLAAWREKHPPIQPTVKRGSVVLRDIRLWHAGMPNRTDQPRPMIAMIHWCGWFADWDGIEIPERSRSFFENKALHTNIKVVPDNQFDHIKHGGAYDLQEDPS; this is encoded by the coding sequence ATGAAACTACAAGCGCTCCTCGATAGCTTCCGCCGCGATGGCTTTGTGGTCCTGGAAGAGGTGATCGACCCCGCCCACTGCGACACACTCTGCGAGAAGATGCTCGCCGATGTGGCGGCGATCCTCCAGCGGCCCGATGTGCCCTTTAACTTCAACAAGGGCAATATCCAGCAAGCACCGCCGCCCTTTGCGCCGTATCTCTTCGACGATGTGCTCTTCAACCCGAAGATTATCGAGGTCACCAAGGCGATTGTAGGCCCCGGTGTCAAGAACAACTTCTACTCCGGCAACACCGCGCTCCCCGGCGAGCATTTTCAGCCCGTCCACCCCGATGTCGCGCAGCTCTGGCAGGGGCTGGAGCACGCCACCCCAACCTTTGGAATCGTCATCAATGTCCCGGTCGTGGACATGGGGCCGGAGAATGGGGCGACTCAGCTCTGGCCAGGCACCCACAAGGACACGCACTACTTCCACGGCGATGGCTCCGCGCGGGTCGCCGATGAGCACCTGGCGGCGTGGCGTGAGAAACATCCCCCGATCCAGCCGACCGTCAAGCGCGGCTCGGTCGTCCTTCGGGATATTCGCCTCTGGCACGCCGGGATGCCCAACCGCACCGACCAGCCCCGCCCCATGATCGCGATGATCCACTGGTGCGGCTGGTTTGCCGACTGGGACGGGATCGAGATTCCGGAGCGCAGCCGCAGCTTTTTTGAGAACAAGGCGCTCCACACCAATATCAAGGTCGTCCCCGACAACCAGTTCGACCACATCAAGCACGGCGGTGCCTACGATCTCCAAGAGGACCCATCATGA
- a CDS encoding GDSL-type esterase/lipase family protein: MKTLLCYGDSNTWGASPRDLTRFDDQTRWTGVLQCLLGEGWKVIEEGVSNRTTGFDDPLIPLRNGKQTFPLAVDTHRPFDWLIVMLGTNDAKSRFRHKPDAAADAVEQIGKLGAEAGARVLLVAPPPLRLPIKFFVEFTDERAISFSQALAPLYREVAEANGWEFLDAGRVVSVSIHDGVHLEAEAHTRLAQAIFGELSR; the protein is encoded by the coding sequence ATGAAAACGCTACTCTGCTACGGCGACTCGAACACCTGGGGGGCGAGCCCACGGGACCTGACACGCTTCGACGATCAGACACGCTGGACGGGGGTCTTGCAGTGCCTGCTGGGGGAGGGCTGGAAGGTGATCGAGGAGGGAGTCTCCAACCGGACGACGGGCTTCGACGATCCCCTGATCCCGCTGCGCAATGGCAAGCAGACCTTTCCCCTCGCCGTGGACACGCACCGGCCCTTTGACTGGCTGATCGTCATGCTGGGCACCAACGATGCCAAGTCCCGCTTCCGCCACAAGCCCGATGCCGCCGCGGATGCGGTCGAGCAGATCGGCAAGCTCGGGGCCGAGGCGGGGGCGCGCGTGCTCCTTGTCGCCCCACCGCCCCTACGCCTGCCCATCAAGTTCTTTGTGGAGTTCACCGACGAGCGCGCGATCAGCTTCTCCCAGGCGCTCGCGCCCCTCTACCGCGAGGTGGCTGAGGCCAATGGCTGGGAGTTTCTCGATGCCGGCCGCGTGGTCTCGGTCAGTATCCATGATGGCGTCCACCTGGAGGCCGAGGCGCACACCCGCCTCGCACAGGCGATCTTCGGAGAACTCTCACGATGA
- a CDS encoding tetratricopeptide repeat protein: MSDSVGGSFQTHSFLFSDIEGSTRLLEQFPEPMRQALQEHEARLRRVFAQYQGEVFKTLGGAFCVRFDQLQAAVGAALDSQQCVKGLAVVEGEPLQVRMSVHAGLAEARDNDYFGPALNRTARQLGVAHGEQVLVSEAAVRLLGEGLPAHASLRDLGKHRLKDLGPAETIYQLCHPELADTFPPLLSLAAVPNNLPQPATDFVGRASALAEVREQLGRHRLVTLVGPGGIGKTRLALQVAAEALEQLPDGAFFLDLAALSDPSLVPSLLAKTLELPEQSGKTIEAALHEYLKPRTLLLLWDNVEHLLEPCATLIGRLLQVCPGLKVLTTSRELLGVFGEQLYRVPSFGVQEATDFFVARARLHQSSFVATGDSLGSIRGICARLEGIPLALELAAARVRTLSPQQIEARLDDVFRLLTGSGRETLARQQTLQALIDWSYDLLSDDERQLLRRLSVFAGGWTLEAAEAICGGSSLDAAEVLDLLTALVEKSLVMVDEVGGVSRYRLLEVLRQYSNKRFLAEEPVDQKQVLERAYQSWFMELARRAATALYGPDQGHWIKVLEADHDNLRSAQDIGGATTVALTADLVGFWWLRGYITEGRQRLLRARERYPELPSELQVRLLAGAALFAEKQGDYQEAITLQESCLALAQQLGNKTEAARALVKLGQLVAAQGQPERAHTYYEEGLQLFRDANQAQGEAWTLNILGILAFQQGDHERAHHYYQESLALQRRLGNPENIAACLNNLGLLAHHQGFLEKARALYEEVLQIHTDLGDRNNLAATLHNLGSVARQGGELALAQQRLREALALEEELGEPRERASTLIELGAAVYGDGNPTAARRLLAEGSALVRQYQLKGSAPELLELWAQIALDRGQRTQAATLVQAAEALRQELGKPRSVWAQREYERLQAALVGETAHSAQGWEALLQEQEQQALQNP; encoded by the coding sequence ATGAGCGATTCCGTCGGGGGGAGCTTTCAGACCCACTCTTTTCTCTTCTCGGATATCGAGGGGAGTACACGGCTCTTGGAGCAGTTTCCGGAGCCGATGCGCCAAGCCCTGCAAGAGCACGAGGCGCGGCTGAGGCGGGTCTTTGCCCAGTACCAGGGGGAGGTGTTTAAGACCCTCGGCGGTGCGTTTTGTGTGCGGTTTGACCAGCTCCAAGCCGCAGTGGGGGCGGCTCTGGACAGTCAGCAGTGCGTCAAGGGGCTGGCTGTGGTCGAGGGGGAGCCGCTTCAGGTACGGATGTCGGTCCATGCCGGGCTGGCGGAGGCACGCGACAACGACTACTTCGGGCCGGCGCTCAACCGTACCGCGCGGCAGCTTGGCGTGGCCCATGGCGAGCAGGTTCTCGTCTCTGAGGCCGCCGTGCGCCTGCTGGGGGAGGGCTTACCGGCGCACGCCTCCCTGAGGGACCTGGGAAAGCACCGCCTCAAGGACCTGGGGCCGGCGGAGACCATCTACCAGCTCTGCCACCCGGAGCTCGCCGATACGTTTCCCCCGTTGCTCTCGCTGGCCGCCGTGCCCAACAACCTTCCCCAGCCCGCCACGGATTTTGTGGGGCGTGCAAGCGCGCTCGCCGAGGTGCGGGAACAGCTTGGGCGGCACAGGCTGGTGACTCTGGTTGGTCCTGGAGGCATTGGAAAGACCCGACTGGCGCTTCAGGTCGCGGCGGAGGCCTTGGAGCAGCTCCCCGATGGCGCGTTTTTTCTCGACCTCGCCGCGCTCTCCGACCCGAGCCTCGTGCCCTCGCTGCTTGCCAAGACCCTGGAGCTTCCGGAGCAGTCCGGCAAGACGATCGAAGCGGCGCTCCACGAGTATCTCAAGCCACGGACACTCTTATTGCTCTGGGACAACGTGGAGCACCTGCTGGAGCCCTGTGCAACGTTGATCGGGCGGCTCCTTCAGGTCTGTCCCGGTCTCAAGGTCCTGACCACGAGCCGCGAGCTGCTTGGTGTCTTCGGGGAGCAGCTCTACCGGGTGCCGTCGTTTGGGGTGCAGGAGGCCACCGACTTCTTTGTCGCGCGTGCACGGCTCCACCAGAGCAGCTTTGTGGCGACGGGCGATTCTTTGGGGAGCATTCGTGGGATCTGTGCGCGTCTCGAAGGAATTCCACTTGCCTTGGAGCTCGCTGCGGCGCGTGTGCGCACCCTCTCGCCGCAGCAGATCGAGGCCCGGCTCGACGATGTCTTCCGCCTGCTGACCGGGAGCGGTCGTGAGACGCTTGCTCGTCAGCAGACCCTCCAGGCCCTGATCGACTGGAGCTACGACCTTCTGAGCGACGACGAGCGCCAGCTGCTGCGTCGCTTGAGCGTCTTTGCAGGGGGCTGGACTCTGGAGGCGGCGGAGGCGATCTGTGGGGGGAGCTCGCTTGACGCCGCGGAGGTTCTTGACCTGCTGACGGCCCTTGTCGAGAAGTCGCTGGTGATGGTGGACGAGGTCGGGGGGGTGTCGCGCTACCGCCTGTTGGAGGTGCTGCGGCAGTACAGCAACAAGCGCTTCCTCGCTGAGGAGCCTGTCGACCAAAAACAGGTGCTGGAGCGGGCCTACCAGAGCTGGTTTATGGAGCTCGCACGTCGGGCCGCGACTGCCTTGTACGGGCCCGACCAAGGTCACTGGATCAAGGTCCTGGAGGCCGATCACGATAACCTGCGCTCTGCCCAGGATATCGGCGGAGCGACGACGGTCGCTCTCACCGCCGATTTGGTGGGCTTCTGGTGGCTCCGTGGGTACATCACCGAGGGGCGGCAGCGGCTCCTGCGCGCACGAGAGCGCTACCCAGAGCTCCCCTCCGAGCTACAGGTCCGCTTACTCGCGGGGGCGGCGCTGTTTGCGGAGAAGCAGGGGGACTATCAGGAGGCCATTACGCTCCAAGAGTCCTGCCTGGCGCTGGCGCAGCAGCTCGGCAACAAGACCGAGGCCGCGCGTGCGCTGGTGAAGCTGGGGCAGCTTGTCGCGGCACAAGGCCAGCCTGAGCGTGCACACACCTACTACGAGGAAGGACTCCAGCTCTTCCGCGATGCCAACCAAGCACAAGGGGAGGCCTGGACCCTGAATATCCTGGGGATTCTTGCCTTCCAGCAGGGGGATCATGAGCGGGCGCACCACTACTACCAAGAGAGCCTCGCGCTACAGCGGCGCCTCGGAAACCCGGAGAACATCGCCGCTTGTCTCAACAACCTGGGGCTGCTGGCGCACCACCAAGGGTTTCTGGAGAAGGCACGCGCCCTCTACGAAGAGGTACTACAGATCCACACCGACCTGGGGGATCGCAACAATCTCGCCGCGACTCTCCACAACCTGGGCTCGGTGGCACGGCAGGGGGGAGAGCTGGCCCTGGCTCAGCAGCGCCTTCGTGAGGCACTGGCACTGGAAGAGGAGCTGGGGGAGCCGCGGGAGCGCGCCAGCACGCTGATCGAGCTCGGGGCCGCGGTCTACGGCGACGGCAACCCCACCGCTGCACGTCGCCTGCTTGCCGAGGGGAGTGCACTAGTTCGGCAGTACCAGCTCAAGGGGAGCGCGCCGGAGCTCCTGGAGCTCTGGGCACAGATCGCCCTCGACCGAGGACAACGCACGCAGGCAGCGACCCTCGTGCAGGCGGCCGAGGCGCTTCGTCAAGAGCTGGGCAAGCCCCGCTCCGTGTGGGCACAGCGTGAGTACGAGCGCCTCCAAGCGGCACTAGTCGGGGAGACAGCACACTCTGCGCAAGGCTGGGAGGCCCTACTCCAAGAGCAAGAGCAGCAGGCGCTACAGAACCCGTGA
- a CDS encoding DUF1854 domain-containing protein, which translates to MEPNANTDFDLIFLDPKTVTLFRTGGSAVRATIADPRIGYERTYLICQIARAFPLSLQDQYIGLRDAKDKDIGMLETLKGLDESSRAIVDEELERRYFVPTIRKVTKVKKEYDTVNFEVETDKGERKFSVQNLKDSIQEVGGGRILLTDRTGSRYNIPDVMKLDEKTFAILSRVL; encoded by the coding sequence ATGGAACCCAACGCAAACACCGATTTTGACCTGATCTTCCTCGACCCCAAGACCGTGACTCTCTTTCGCACGGGGGGAAGTGCGGTCCGCGCCACGATCGCCGACCCGCGGATCGGCTACGAGCGGACCTACCTGATCTGCCAGATCGCACGGGCCTTCCCGCTCTCGCTCCAGGACCAGTATATCGGCCTGCGCGATGCCAAGGATAAAGATATCGGGATGCTGGAGACCCTCAAGGGCCTCGATGAGAGCTCGCGCGCGATCGTCGACGAAGAGCTAGAGCGGCGCTACTTCGTGCCGACCATCCGCAAGGTCACTAAGGTCAAGAAAGAGTACGACACGGTCAACTTCGAGGTCGAGACCGACAAGGGCGAGCGCAAGTTCTCCGTTCAGAACCTCAAGGACTCGATCCAGGAAGTGGGCGGAGGGCGCATCCTCCTCACCGACCGCACCGGGAGCCGCTACAACATCCCCGATGTGATGAAGCTCGACGAAAAGACCTTCGCGATCCTCTCACGGGTTCTGTAG